One window of Candidatus Regiella endosymbiont of Tuberolachnus salignus genomic DNA carries:
- a CDS encoding type III effector protein, whose amino-acid sequence MNMNIDMHVGENNVEAPSINPNVSMAADSASSNDKDVYNYALDTLNDIYNFLASLSTNLYAQIRNDTATARDEQKESNDVDAKIAKISKNPSPDATLALDKQIIDFMNAHGIKVGDKSITDYIKDCTHKGKHVGELDKGELTAVKNALDNAANRSTDLSSQNQLKLQNLLQNLNNTISNESSYIKQRGDMISTIIRNLN is encoded by the coding sequence ATGAATATGAACATTGATATGCATGTGGGTGAAAACAATGTAGAAGCTCCTTCTATTAACCCAAATGTTTCTATGGCCGCCGATAGCGCCAGTTCGAATGATAAAGATGTATATAATTATGCACTTGATACATTAAATGATATTTATAATTTTCTTGCCTCATTAAGTACCAATTTATACGCCCAGATACGGAATGACACGGCGACGGCGCGTGACGAGCAAAAAGAGAGTAATGATGTAGACGCGAAGATTGCAAAGATTTCTAAAAATCCAAGCCCTGACGCCACCCTCGCTCTCGATAAACAAATCATCGATTTTATGAATGCACATGGGATTAAAGTAGGTGATAAAAGTATTACTGACTACATCAAGGATTGTACACACAAAGGTAAACACGTTGGTGAACTTGATAAAGGTGAACTTACGGCAGTGAAAAATGCATTAGATAATGCGGCCAATCGTTCTACTGATCTCTCCAGTCAAAATCAGCTAAAACTGCAAAATCTTTTGCAAAATTTAAATAATACCATCAGTAACGAGAGCTCCTATATAAAACAGCGTGGAGACATGATTAGTACTATTATTCGTAATCTTAACTAG
- the sctE gene encoding type III secretion system translocon subunit SctE — MRQIDTRLPSVEWAKINDQDKSSAPTSRSNQLHSAHWAEFSALDGHHYLPSESETDNPLDYPRADKISAHAAQQALNHLFSHHEETVSLNDLNPMRINILVMMLIAKFTKDSNAVLSKVITRSSDLQVFLRDQQVEDFQKQIAKAVEQGEKAKKAGVCAAVFDWIIGAAEVVWGVCKMIEGMAELAGTVLTGGLSAVAGIAAITAGLAYIGAGCAGISKGTAEMCLALGYGDKEQLKKFIEKEGEIQLGLEITAMLFDLIKGGALIGVARNMIKPALEETLKAGTSEMLGNLAKEAGDTITTEEVKQIINTTARFIAQETAELVIVDVTKSFTQEAFKEALASATKKTMAEVITGTAKKAVKEAAEEIAGQIEKKILQKVMTKVSGKIMKNIVFTWLTYLRFFSGSIVTIHNGLLKRDSADITEKIQKLILNQEFDQNKLDIAERSKQQDQKMLKKIVESYADLTERTFSNNNQYALLQTKIANSIA, encoded by the coding sequence ATGAGACAGATAGATACCAGGTTACCCTCCGTTGAATGGGCAAAAATCAACGATCAGGATAAATCCTCGGCTCCAACCAGCCGTAGCAATCAATTGCATTCAGCTCACTGGGCAGAATTCAGTGCCCTGGATGGCCACCATTATCTACCCAGTGAGAGTGAGACAGACAATCCCTTAGACTATCCTCGAGCGGATAAAATTTCCGCGCACGCCGCTCAACAAGCGTTAAATCATCTTTTTAGTCATCATGAAGAAACGGTTTCTTTAAACGATTTAAACCCCATGCGGATCAACATCTTAGTTATGATGCTTATTGCGAAATTCACCAAGGACTCAAATGCCGTATTGAGTAAAGTGATCACCCGCTCGAGCGATTTACAAGTTTTTTTACGCGACCAACAGGTTGAAGATTTTCAAAAGCAAATTGCTAAGGCTGTTGAACAAGGTGAAAAGGCTAAAAAAGCGGGGGTATGTGCCGCTGTTTTTGATTGGATCATCGGAGCGGCAGAAGTCGTGTGGGGTGTTTGCAAGATGATTGAAGGGATGGCTGAACTTGCTGGTACTGTATTAACGGGGGGGCTTTCTGCCGTGGCAGGGATTGCGGCGATAACGGCAGGGCTTGCTTATATTGGTGCCGGGTGCGCGGGCATCAGTAAAGGTACTGCAGAAATGTGTCTCGCCTTAGGTTATGGCGATAAAGAGCAATTAAAAAAATTCATCGAAAAAGAAGGAGAGATACAGCTAGGACTTGAAATTACTGCGATGCTTTTCGATCTAATTAAAGGCGGCGCGCTTATTGGTGTCGCTCGTAATATGATCAAACCGGCGCTAGAAGAAACATTAAAAGCAGGAACCAGTGAAATGCTCGGTAACCTGGCGAAAGAAGCAGGTGACACCATCACGACAGAAGAAGTGAAACAAATTATCAATACCACCGCCCGTTTTATTGCTCAGGAAACGGCGGAGCTAGTCATCGTTGATGTCACTAAATCTTTCACTCAAGAGGCTTTCAAGGAAGCACTTGCCAGTGCGACAAAAAAAACGATGGCAGAAGTGATAACGGGAACCGCAAAAAAAGCAGTCAAAGAAGCGGCAGAAGAAATCGCCGGGCAAATAGAAAAAAAGATATTGCAAAAAGTAATGACCAAGGTGAGCGGTAAGATCATGAAAAATATTGTGTTTACATGGTTAACATACTTACGATTTTTCAGTGGCAGCATTGTGACCATTCATAACGGCCTACTGAAAAGGGACTCAGCCGATATTACCGAAAAAATACAAAAACTGATTTTAAATCAAGAATTCGATCAAAATAAATTAGACATAGCGGAAAGAAGTAAACAACAAGATCAGAAAATGCTAAAAAAAATCGTTGAAAGTTATGCTGATTTGACCGAAAGAACATTTAGCAATAACAATCAATATGCCTTACTACAGACAAAAATTGCTAATTCAATAGCATGA
- a CDS encoding EscG/YscG/SsaH family type III secretion system needle protein co-chaperone produces the protein MTLLTQSCRQLIVEAAMAGVNHGLHKEVRIILEALPFLVPDAEVRLSCQAILLFGLGESEQALQLLEKSQEPDALALRQLFESASSS, from the coding sequence ATGACACTATTGACCCAATCCTGTCGACAATTGATTGTTGAAGCCGCAATGGCCGGGGTTAACCATGGCTTACACAAAGAAGTGAGGATTATCTTAGAGGCGCTGCCTTTTTTGGTGCCAGATGCTGAAGTGCGTTTGTCATGCCAGGCGATACTGTTGTTTGGTTTGGGTGAATCTGAGCAAGCCTTACAGCTGTTAGAAAAGAGTCAGGAACCCGATGCTTTGGCACTGCGCCAGTTATTCGAATCTGCATCATCCTCTTAG
- a CDS encoding type III secretion system domain-containing protein yields the protein MLAKYQTPDNSIDEKIVRLHQLAWQPARFAHPSWLMKMGLRSEKYHYGDCQTLDNILNRQLIDWRGFPKQPLPAVLTNKQKAQMALEPRLDAVCMALGLVSLRCSDYLRIRHYRQALYPILNDEDVCQLLGIGCPGERAAILSPEILPSIALQLGRGILHATSSAAITWQALSILLPPLPRAIWLPSADLWLARLERLL from the coding sequence ATGCTGGCTAAATACCAAACGCCTGATAATTCTATTGATGAAAAAATAGTGCGACTACATCAGCTCGCGTGGCAGCCTGCCCGTTTTGCTCACCCTTCATGGCTGATGAAAATGGGATTGCGTAGTGAAAAATATCATTATGGTGATTGCCAGACGCTGGATAATATTTTAAATCGTCAGTTAATTGACTGGCGCGGATTTCCAAAACAACCGCTGCCGGCGGTGTTGACGAATAAACAAAAAGCACAAATGGCGCTAGAGCCCAGGTTAGATGCGGTTTGTATGGCATTGGGACTGGTGAGTCTAAGATGTAGTGATTATTTACGCATCCGTCACTATCGGCAAGCGCTGTATCCTATACTCAATGATGAGGATGTGTGCCAACTTCTTGGTATTGGTTGTCCGGGCGAACGCGCGGCGATATTGAGCCCAGAAATATTACCCTCTATCGCATTACAACTAGGTCGAGGTATTTTGCATGCAACCAGTTCAGCAGCAATTACTTGGCAAGCGTTATCCATTTTATTACCGCCTTTACCACGAGCAATATGGTTACCCTCGGCCGATCTCTGGTTAGCCAGGCTGGAGCGTTTATTGTGA
- a CDS encoding EscF/YscF/HrpA family type III secretion system needle major subunit, whose translation MTTDIFVPLINASNVSMQRVKNEITNLKDLSDPQQQILMQKYTKEMVTITEFTSSMIKLYRDLLRSIISKIAA comes from the coding sequence ATGACAACAGATATCTTTGTTCCATTAATAAACGCAAGTAATGTCAGCATGCAGCGAGTGAAAAATGAAATAACGAATCTGAAGGATCTTTCCGACCCGCAACAGCAAATACTAATGCAGAAGTATACGAAAGAAATGGTGACGATAACCGAGTTTACCAGTTCGATGATCAAATTGTACCGTGATCTGCTGAGATCGATCATTAGTAAGATTGCAGCCTAA
- a CDS encoding AraC family transcriptional regulator encodes MKSIQFILFRQDGTLRCGDKCSAIPAGHLVVAEENAIASTFCRSTLTTVFCYPIDLLSLYQSVAEQSIQPNQKVVVDFCKILPAPEDIIQATEQLTQMKRGVALRFLYLYCLGLENIYFANLLNLIVGTNNELLEFFEQNSLNPWSVSRYADELGISTRKLNFLFYQKFGMSVKQWLLDQRLKKGCELLLSTHLRVADIAMECGFSNHAHFSDSFRRRYQQCPSQIRSAMN; translated from the coding sequence ATGAAATCAATTCAATTTATTTTATTCCGGCAAGACGGTACCTTACGGTGTGGTGATAAGTGCAGTGCGATACCCGCAGGTCATCTAGTAGTAGCAGAAGAGAATGCCATTGCATCCACTTTTTGTCGTAGTACATTAACCACGGTATTTTGTTATCCGATTGATTTACTTTCGCTTTACCAATCGGTAGCAGAACAATCAATACAACCAAATCAGAAGGTGGTAGTTGATTTTTGTAAAATACTACCGGCTCCTGAAGATATTATACAGGCGACTGAACAATTAACGCAGATGAAACGCGGCGTAGCGCTACGCTTTCTTTATCTTTATTGTTTAGGCCTGGAAAATATTTATTTTGCAAATTTACTCAATTTAATCGTCGGAACTAACAATGAGCTGCTAGAATTCTTTGAGCAGAACAGTCTTAATCCGTGGAGTGTTTCGCGCTACGCTGATGAGCTAGGCATTTCAACACGTAAGCTTAATTTTCTTTTTTATCAAAAATTTGGCATGTCAGTGAAACAATGGTTACTCGATCAGCGTTTAAAAAAAGGGTGTGAGTTATTACTTTCAACCCATTTGCGGGTAGCGGATATTGCGATGGAGTGTGGTTTTAGTAATCATGCCCACTTTTCTGATAGTTTTCGCCGTCGTTATCAGCAATGTCCTTCACAAATACGTTCAGCGATGAATTAG
- a CDS encoding FeoC-like transcriptional regulator, which translates to MASLLQVRDAIALNGMAEARQLSLQLTIPLRLVEAMLEQLIMMGKIERIKQNNPCLTGSCKSCPESSKCDRVIYRLKTYSTSS; encoded by the coding sequence ATGGCCAGTCTACTACAGGTACGTGATGCCATAGCACTGAATGGCATGGCAGAAGCACGTCAACTCAGCTTACAGTTGACAATACCTCTACGGTTGGTGGAGGCTATGCTGGAACAATTAATAATGATGGGCAAAATCGAGCGCATTAAACAAAATAACCCCTGTCTCACCGGCAGCTGCAAAAGCTGTCCGGAAAGTTCAAAATGTGATCGCGTCATCTATCGGTTAAAAACCTATTCGACATCTTCTTAA
- a CDS encoding SycD/LcrH family type III secretion system chaperone, whose translation MSAQLNDVLVNFMRHGGSLHMLAKMDPKDLALLYAYSLQLYEGGEYESAKSLLNLLIRLDHWNFSYWQTLGQCYQQVAEYHQAIYCFSRAGQICVDNPLPACCAGECYSACGNQSYAKKAFLAALNWCHVHPEMKDIRERAERGLMN comes from the coding sequence ATGAGCGCTCAACTGAATGATGTGTTAGTTAATTTTATGCGTCATGGGGGTTCTCTTCATATGTTAGCGAAGATGGATCCTAAAGATTTAGCTTTATTATATGCGTACAGTCTTCAATTGTATGAGGGTGGAGAGTATGAAAGCGCTAAATCATTACTTAATTTGTTAATACGCCTCGACCACTGGAATTTTTCCTATTGGCAAACATTGGGGCAATGTTATCAGCAGGTTGCTGAGTATCATCAGGCAATTTATTGTTTCAGTCGGGCAGGGCAGATTTGTGTTGATAACCCGTTGCCCGCCTGCTGTGCTGGTGAGTGTTATAGCGCTTGTGGTAATCAAAGTTATGCCAAAAAAGCCTTTCTGGCTGCCTTAAACTGGTGCCATGTTCATCCAGAAATGAAAGACATTCGTGAGAGAGCAGAACGGGGGTTGATGAATTAG
- the sctJ gene encoding type III secretion system inner membrane ring lipoprotein SctJ → MKIMQRGLVILWIVLSLAGCKVDLYNGLAEGEANEMLALLMLHNISANKESEKGGKVGLKVERDHFINAVELLRQNGFPRKSYATVDQLFPSNQLVTSPVQEQAKMIYLKEQQLESMLSHMDGVIHADVTIAMVAPTDGKVSVPSSASVFIKFSPEVNLASYSPQIKSLVQDAVPGIAYEKISVLIQPANFRFSAQTTPAKSTHAWNLQWLLANATMVQSIFAVLGLLIIALIFFGWTKYLRK, encoded by the coding sequence ATGAAAATAATGCAACGTGGTTTAGTGATTTTATGGATTGTGTTATCACTGGCCGGCTGCAAGGTTGATTTGTACAACGGTTTAGCCGAAGGTGAAGCGAATGAGATGTTGGCTTTGCTGATGTTGCATAATATCAGTGCCAATAAAGAGTCAGAAAAAGGTGGAAAAGTGGGGCTGAAAGTGGAGCGCGATCACTTTATCAATGCGGTTGAATTACTGCGCCAAAATGGTTTTCCACGAAAAAGTTATGCCACGGTGGATCAGCTGTTCCCTTCTAATCAGTTAGTTACTTCTCCGGTTCAAGAACAGGCCAAAATGATCTACCTGAAAGAGCAGCAATTAGAGAGTATGTTGAGCCATATGGATGGTGTGATCCATGCTGATGTCACTATTGCAATGGTAGCGCCAACCGATGGAAAAGTCAGTGTACCCAGTTCCGCCTCGGTGTTTATCAAATTTTCTCCTGAGGTCAATTTAGCCAGCTATAGCCCACAAATAAAAAGCTTAGTGCAGGATGCGGTTCCCGGTATTGCTTATGAAAAAATCAGTGTGTTGATCCAACCGGCGAATTTTCGTTTTAGTGCACAGACTACACCCGCTAAATCAACACATGCATGGAATCTACAATGGTTATTAGCCAACGCGACAATGGTTCAAAGCATATTCGCTGTGCTCGGCCTGTTGATTATTGCTTTGATATTTTTCGGTTGGACTAAGTATTTACGTAAATGA
- a CDS encoding type III effector protein — translation MSQVIQNPVGSVGLPKDNNGIKSNEIGTGLDVMDSQDVMASVSSFILMLNDLMLKLRDIMRVYGAVQQSQGWEIVEAEYENKAQAIEENKTAANIEAGTMIGGGLLSLFTLPFSSFPAGMAVGMGGAKSIEGSGKYFASNDTRSANLSQLAGELQMKNAQSYADSARKLLDNATEVVSAMLNNTRSLVDVMGKILASMRLS, via the coding sequence ATGTCACAGGTTATACAAAATCCAGTGGGATCCGTTGGCTTGCCAAAAGATAATAATGGTATCAAGAGCAATGAAATAGGCACTGGTCTGGATGTGATGGACAGTCAAGATGTGATGGCCAGTGTGTCTAGTTTTATCCTCATGCTCAATGACCTTATGCTGAAGCTGCGTGACATCATGCGTGTTTACGGAGCAGTACAGCAAAGCCAAGGCTGGGAAATCGTAGAGGCTGAATATGAAAATAAAGCACAGGCCATTGAAGAGAACAAGACAGCGGCCAACATTGAAGCTGGTACAATGATTGGTGGGGGCTTATTGTCGTTATTTACGCTTCCTTTTTCATCATTCCCTGCTGGAATGGCAGTAGGAATGGGGGGGGCGAAAAGTATAGAAGGTAGCGGTAAATATTTTGCATCAAATGACACACGCTCAGCCAATCTTTCACAGCTTGCAGGGGAGTTACAAATGAAAAATGCGCAGTCATATGCTGATTCTGCCAGGAAGCTGCTAGATAATGCGACTGAGGTGGTCAGTGCAATGCTCAACAATACAAGAAGTCTCGTGGATGTTATGGGAAAGATACTTGCGTCGATGCGTCTTTCTTAG
- the feoB gene encoding Fe(2+) transporter permease subunit FeoB — MITIGLMGNPNTGKSTLFNQLTGSRQRVGNWAGVTVEKKEGHFSTTQHKKITLVDLPGTYSLTTLSEQTSVDEQIACRYILSAQADLVVNVIDAVNLERNLYLTLQLVELGIPCIVALNMLDIAQRQHIKIDINQLSKQLGCPVIPLISCRASGIKELKNKIDECLVNKTKKTKSKMPVDYPPALLEELDKLAQAMPVSISMQQRTGLALQILEGDVHALAHADIPASLLLNVHQRLAQYEDLGLLIADARYQSIAKICREVGNSQQAEPHRLTQKLDSIILNRWLGVPIFLFIMYLMFVLAINIGGAFQPIFDIGSSAIFIQGLQWLGYTLHFPSWLTVFLAQGVGGGINTMLPLVPQIGMMYLFLSFLEDSGYMARAAFVMDRLMQALGLPGKSFVPLIVGFGCNVPAIMGARTLDAARERFITIMMAPFMSCGARLAIFAVFTTAFFNQGGASIVFSLYLLGIVVAIATGLALKYTIMRGEVTPFVMELPVYHVPHIKSLLLQTWQRLKGFVVRAGKVIIAACIVIGGLNSFSFNGQPVDNINDSALASVSKTLTPLLIPIGVHPDNWQATVGLISGAIAKEVVVGTLNTLYTAEKINNESFDAENFNLLAQLEEGLHETAQGLKDTFSLNVLLHPLEASKGEGEMAAGAMGIMSSKFGSSISAYSYLIFVLLYVPCVSVMGAIARETSRGWMIFSILWGLNLAYSLATLFYQIATFSHHPQQSLIIIGVVMIINTLIFWGLRRAQCRITLKLGDEVYGQSTTGT; from the coding sequence ATGATAACCATCGGTTTAATGGGGAATCCCAATACAGGAAAAAGTACATTATTCAACCAGCTCACCGGTTCCCGTCAGCGCGTAGGAAACTGGGCAGGGGTAACTGTTGAAAAAAAAGAAGGGCATTTTTCCACCACACAACATAAAAAAATAACCTTGGTCGATTTGCCCGGCACCTACTCTCTTACCACGCTTTCCGAACAGACTTCAGTGGATGAACAAATCGCTTGCCGCTATATATTAAGTGCTCAGGCTGATCTCGTGGTGAACGTGATCGATGCCGTTAATCTGGAACGTAATCTTTATCTGACGCTGCAATTAGTCGAATTAGGTATCCCTTGTATTGTTGCACTCAACATGCTGGATATCGCTCAGCGTCAACATATTAAAATTGATATTAATCAACTATCTAAACAATTAGGTTGCCCCGTCATTCCATTGATTTCCTGCCGAGCGAGCGGTATCAAGGAATTAAAAAACAAGATTGATGAATGTTTAGTCAATAAAACAAAAAAGACTAAAAGTAAAATGCCGGTTGATTATCCACCAGCATTGTTAGAAGAACTGGATAAATTGGCACAAGCCATGCCAGTATCAATCTCTATGCAACAGCGCACAGGGCTAGCGTTGCAAATACTCGAAGGGGATGTCCATGCTTTAGCGCATGCCGATATTCCTGCTAGTCTGTTGCTGAATGTGCATCAACGGTTAGCGCAATATGAAGATCTAGGATTACTGATTGCCGATGCTCGCTATCAAAGTATTGCAAAAATTTGTCGCGAGGTGGGTAATTCACAGCAAGCTGAGCCGCATCGCCTGACACAAAAACTAGATAGCATTATCCTAAATCGCTGGTTAGGTGTCCCTATTTTCTTATTTATTATGTATTTAATGTTTGTTTTAGCCATTAATATTGGCGGGGCGTTCCAACCCATATTTGATATAGGCTCGTCAGCGATTTTTATCCAGGGATTGCAATGGCTAGGTTATACACTTCATTTTCCTTCCTGGTTGACGGTTTTTCTCGCGCAGGGGGTGGGCGGAGGCATTAATACCATGCTACCTCTGGTGCCACAGATTGGTATGATGTATTTATTCCTTTCTTTTCTTGAAGATTCAGGTTACATGGCTCGAGCCGCATTTGTGATGGATCGACTGATGCAAGCACTCGGGTTACCGGGTAAATCTTTTGTTCCTTTAATCGTTGGTTTTGGTTGTAATGTGCCGGCTATTATGGGCGCTCGTACTCTGGATGCAGCGCGAGAGCGTTTTATTACCATTATGATGGCACCCTTTATGTCATGTGGCGCACGATTAGCCATTTTTGCAGTATTTACTACAGCGTTTTTTAACCAAGGAGGCGCCAGTATTGTTTTCTCCCTTTACCTGTTAGGTATTGTCGTCGCCATTGCCACGGGATTAGCGCTGAAATATACCATTATGCGAGGAGAAGTTACGCCCTTTGTTATGGAGTTACCTGTTTATCATGTGCCCCATATAAAAAGTTTATTATTGCAAACCTGGCAGCGATTAAAAGGCTTTGTGGTGAGAGCCGGTAAAGTGATCATTGCGGCTTGTATTGTAATTGGCGGATTGAACAGCTTCTCTTTTAACGGTCAACCCGTTGACAACATTAATGACTCAGCACTGGCGTCGGTCAGTAAAACCCTAACCCCGCTTTTGATACCCATCGGCGTTCATCCTGATAATTGGCAAGCGACAGTAGGTTTAATCAGTGGAGCGATCGCTAAAGAAGTGGTGGTCGGTACACTGAATACACTGTACACGGCCGAAAAAATTAACAATGAATCCTTTGATGCCGAAAATTTTAACCTATTAGCACAATTGGAAGAGGGATTACATGAAACGGCACAGGGGTTGAAAGATACCTTCAGTTTAAATGTATTATTGCACCCACTAGAAGCGAGTAAAGGAGAGGGTGAAATGGCCGCCGGTGCAATGGGGATCATGAGCAGTAAATTTGGCTCTAGTATTTCTGCTTACAGCTATCTTATTTTTGTTTTACTTTATGTCCCCTGTGTTTCTGTTATGGGCGCCATTGCTCGAGAAACCAGCCGTGGTTGGATGATATTTTCTATTTTATGGGGATTAAATCTTGCGTATTCACTGGCAACCCTGTTTTATCAAATTGCCACCTTTAGCCATCATCCGCAACAAAGTCTTATTATTATCGGCGTGGTTATGATTATTAATACATTAATTTTTTGGGGTTTGCGCCGCGCTCAATGTCGGATCACGCTGAAATTAGGGGATGAAGTTTATGGCCAGTCTACTACAGGTACGTGA